In Brevibacillus brevis NBRC 100599, a single genomic region encodes these proteins:
- a CDS encoding ABC transporter ATP-binding protein: protein MSFIAETKNVERTFGRGAAAVRALAGVKMRVEAGQLLVLKGRSGSGKTTLLNLLGGLDRPTVGSVYFQGREIGQLSDHERTRIRRKNMGFIFQSFGLLPLMSAAENVEFGLRLSGVPAAEWRERVREALDFVGLSKRAHHRPFEMSGGEQQRCAIARAVANRPTLLLADEPTAELDSKTGLQISRLFRQLVDEGAMSIVMTTHDPGVMEVADDVYELEDGLIKE from the coding sequence TTGTCGTTCATTGCAGAGACAAAAAACGTAGAGCGCACGTTTGGTAGAGGGGCAGCTGCCGTTAGAGCGCTTGCGGGTGTAAAAATGCGCGTAGAAGCAGGACAATTGCTCGTACTAAAAGGCAGATCAGGATCAGGAAAAACGACGCTATTAAACCTTTTGGGTGGACTCGATCGTCCGACGGTAGGAAGCGTGTATTTTCAGGGGCGAGAAATCGGCCAGCTATCGGATCATGAGCGAACGAGGATCAGGCGAAAGAACATGGGCTTTATCTTCCAGTCGTTTGGCCTGCTTCCGCTGATGTCAGCCGCTGAAAACGTCGAGTTTGGGCTCCGCCTGTCAGGTGTGCCTGCTGCCGAATGGAGGGAGCGTGTTCGCGAAGCGCTCGATTTCGTTGGGCTGTCCAAACGGGCGCATCATCGGCCGTTTGAGATGTCCGGTGGAGAACAGCAACGCTGTGCGATTGCAAGGGCTGTTGCGAACAGACCGACACTACTATTGGCAGATGAGCCGACAGCTGAGCTGGATAGTAAAACCGGTCTGCAAATTAGCCGTTTGTTTCGTCAATTGGTCGATGAAGGTGCGATGAGCATTGTCATGACGACACATGATCCTGGTGTAATGGAGGTGGCGGATGATGTCTATGAATTGGAGGACGGTCTTATCAAGGAATAG
- a CDS encoding amidohydrolase, with the protein MGVTYWLTNVRLETGYRRENGVVTGTEASLFHILVKDGKFTRIVPETEKLTDGILQKDAKGLLALPSFVEKHVHLDKTLQGEPWRAVIPVSNIIERCEIEKRTLPGLPSTTQERAENLLEILLSYGSTHVRTHVDIYPEVGISNLESVKAALATYADRVTHEIVAFPQHGLLRTDAKALLREALRQGATHVGGVDPANVDGDIEESLHQMMELAVEANAGVDLHLHDPGHLGTYTMKRLAAMTVDAGWQGRVAVSHAFALGDISVQEAEEMATILREAGITIITSVPFSRVIPPVQLLHQNGVDVAVGCDNIFDTWQPYGNGDVLERLWRLAERNRWLDELSLSQSLRFITGGKTTLDANGTQLWPVQGEDASLILVDATCSAEAIARRADRHAVFFKGNLASGQVEEVNV; encoded by the coding sequence ATGGGCGTTACCTATTGGTTAACCAATGTTCGTTTGGAGACGGGCTACCGTCGGGAAAACGGTGTCGTCACGGGGACAGAGGCATCCTTGTTTCACATTTTAGTTAAAGACGGAAAATTCACGCGTATTGTACCAGAGACCGAGAAGCTTACAGACGGTATTTTGCAAAAGGATGCAAAAGGCTTATTGGCACTCCCATCTTTTGTAGAGAAGCATGTTCATTTGGACAAGACGCTTCAGGGAGAGCCATGGCGGGCTGTCATTCCTGTATCCAATATCATTGAACGCTGCGAAATTGAAAAGCGTACACTGCCGGGATTGCCGTCAACGACACAAGAGCGTGCGGAGAATCTGTTGGAGATCCTCTTGTCCTATGGCTCGACACACGTGCGTACACATGTGGACATTTACCCGGAAGTGGGAATCTCCAATTTGGAATCAGTAAAAGCAGCATTAGCAACCTACGCGGATCGAGTCACCCACGAGATCGTGGCATTCCCGCAGCATGGCTTGTTGCGTACAGATGCAAAAGCACTCTTGCGTGAGGCGTTGCGCCAAGGTGCGACTCATGTCGGGGGTGTAGACCCAGCTAATGTAGATGGCGATATAGAAGAATCCTTGCACCAAATGATGGAGCTAGCAGTAGAAGCAAACGCAGGTGTGGACTTGCATTTGCATGACCCAGGCCATTTGGGGACCTACACGATGAAGCGACTGGCAGCAATGACCGTAGACGCTGGCTGGCAAGGCCGCGTGGCTGTCAGCCATGCGTTTGCGCTCGGAGACATCTCAGTGCAAGAAGCTGAAGAGATGGCGACGATCCTGCGGGAAGCAGGCATTACGATTATCACCAGCGTGCCATTTAGCCGCGTGATCCCACCTGTACAGCTACTGCACCAAAATGGCGTAGACGTTGCGGTCGGCTGCGACAACATTTTTGACACATGGCAACCTTATGGAAATGGCGATGTACTGGAGCGCCTCTGGCGACTGGCAGAACGCAATCGTTGGCTGGACGAGCTGTCTTTGTCTCAATCGCTGCGTTTTATCACAGGGGGCAAAACGACGCTGGATGCCAACGGAACACAGCTGTGGCCTGTACAAGGGGAAGACGCGAGCCTGATCCTCGTGGATGCGACCTGCTCGGCAGAAGCGATCGCGCGCCGTGCAGATCGACACGCTGTATTCTTCAAAGGCAACCTCGCTTCTGGTCAAGTGGAAGAAGTGAACGTTTAA
- the nikC gene encoding nickel transporter permease yields MKVEIAPTNQALPPKAAATRPSRWRTFYRKLRKNKLAMVGGCIVIFYIAIALLAPFIAPHDPYEIDLVNKLKPPSSEHWMGTDDKGRDVLSRLLYGTQLSMSVGFVAVFIGAFFGIILGLLSGYYGGWVDTIISRIIDVLLAFPGILLSLAIVSALGPSLFNVMIAVGIFSIPVFARIVRGSTLTVKKLEYIDAIRSLGANDFTIIFRHIFPNILSPIIVQATMRLATAILSAAGLSFLGLGAQPPLPEWGAMLSNGRDFLFTAPHLAMFPGFAIATLVLGFNIFGDGLRDALDPRMKQ; encoded by the coding sequence ATGAAGGTTGAGATCGCACCAACCAATCAAGCTCTTCCGCCGAAAGCAGCGGCTACACGCCCTAGCAGATGGCGGACTTTTTACAGGAAACTACGAAAAAACAAACTCGCCATGGTAGGCGGCTGTATCGTGATTTTTTACATCGCGATTGCCCTGCTGGCACCTTTTATCGCGCCCCACGATCCATATGAGATTGACTTGGTTAACAAGTTGAAGCCACCATCTTCTGAACACTGGATGGGTACCGATGACAAAGGTCGGGATGTACTGAGCCGTCTTTTATACGGAACACAGCTCTCGATGTCCGTCGGATTTGTCGCCGTCTTTATTGGTGCATTTTTCGGAATTATTCTCGGCTTATTATCCGGTTACTACGGCGGCTGGGTAGATACGATCATCTCCCGTATCATCGATGTCCTCCTCGCCTTCCCGGGAATCCTGCTTTCTCTAGCCATTGTCAGTGCCTTAGGGCCGAGTCTCTTTAACGTTATGATCGCCGTTGGTATCTTCTCGATTCCTGTATTTGCACGGATTGTCCGCGGCTCTACTTTGACGGTGAAAAAACTGGAGTACATCGATGCGATCCGCTCACTCGGTGCCAATGACTTCACGATTATCTTTAGACACATTTTTCCAAACATTTTGTCTCCTATTATCGTACAGGCAACGATGCGCCTTGCTACCGCGATTCTTTCCGCCGCTGGCCTTTCGTTCCTCGGACTGGGAGCACAGCCTCCTCTGCCGGAGTGGGGCGCCATGCTCAGTAACGGACGCGACTTCTTGTTTACCGCTCCGCATCTGGCCATGTTCCCTGGTTTCGCTATTGCAACTCTTGTTCTCGGCTTCAACATCTTTGGGGACGGCCTCAGGGACGCTCTCGATCCACGAATGAAACAATAG
- a CDS encoding ABC transporter ATP-binding protein produces MAEQQDIILDVRNLQTHFFTEDGVSKAVDGVDFSLNRGETLGLVGESGCGKSITSLSILRLIASPPGKIVGGEILFKGQDLTKKSEADMRAIRGNEISMIFQEPMTSLNPVYSVGEQIAEVLRLHQNMGRKEAWDKAVDMLRLVGIPSPEKRATQEPHELSGGMRQRVMIAMALACRPEILIADEPTTALDVTIQAQILELMKKLQVEMGMSIIMITHDLGVVAETCDRVAVMYAGKVVEYTTAQNLFANPRHPYTVGLMNSLPRLDEDVEELQAIKGNVPSPFNMPVGCRFAPRCPHATELCHTKLPELLEYADGSKVRCWMYTSEWDGDTKTVTEVGV; encoded by the coding sequence ATGGCGGAACAACAAGATATCATCCTGGACGTTCGCAATCTGCAAACGCATTTTTTCACAGAAGATGGCGTCAGTAAAGCAGTGGACGGCGTTGATTTCTCTCTAAATAGAGGAGAGACACTCGGGCTGGTAGGAGAATCGGGCTGTGGAAAAAGTATCACTTCCCTCTCGATCCTGCGTTTGATTGCCAGTCCTCCGGGAAAAATTGTAGGAGGAGAAATCCTTTTCAAAGGGCAAGACCTGACGAAAAAATCAGAAGCAGATATGCGTGCGATCCGTGGCAACGAGATTTCGATGATTTTCCAAGAGCCAATGACCTCGCTTAATCCGGTTTATTCGGTTGGAGAGCAAATCGCAGAGGTATTGCGCCTGCACCAAAACATGGGACGGAAGGAAGCTTGGGACAAAGCAGTAGACATGCTGCGCCTGGTCGGTATTCCTTCCCCGGAAAAGCGCGCGACGCAAGAGCCGCATGAATTGTCTGGGGGTATGCGCCAGCGTGTCATGATCGCGATGGCTCTCGCCTGCCGCCCGGAAATTTTGATCGCGGATGAACCGACGACAGCTTTGGACGTTACCATTCAGGCTCAGATTCTCGAGCTGATGAAAAAGCTGCAAGTCGAAATGGGCATGAGCATTATCATGATTACCCACGATCTTGGCGTCGTTGCAGAAACATGCGATCGGGTCGCGGTCATGTACGCAGGAAAAGTCGTAGAGTACACGACTGCACAAAACCTGTTCGCGAATCCACGTCATCCCTATACTGTAGGGCTGATGAACTCCCTCCCCCGTCTGGATGAGGACGTAGAAGAGCTGCAAGCAATTAAAGGAAATGTACCAAGTCCGTTCAATATGCCAGTTGGCTGCCGATTCGCTCCACGTTGCCCGCATGCAACAGAGCTGTGCCATACAAAGCTTCCTGAACTCTTGGAGTATGCAGACGGAAGCAAAGTACGCTGCTGGATGTATACGTCTGAGTGGGACGGCGACACCAAGACTGTTACGGAAGTGGGGGTATGA
- a CDS encoding amidohydrolase yields the protein MKSSPYWIVNARLEIGYEWEEGVISGTRTELCDLLIEHGKITRIVPSSEILEDGLPKKDAKGLLILPSMAEKHIHLEKTYYGGPWKATTPVKNLFERHAEDRELLPMYLKQAQTGAENILSLLVETGVTHVRTHCHVDPQVGLGFLEGMKSAFETYADRVSHEIVAFPHYGMLRTQARDMVREALRQGATHVGGVDPGGVDGDIERSLQTMLELAVEADADIDMHLHDPGHLGVFTMKRLAALTEEAGWQGRVTISHAMGLGDVSQEEAREMAQRLASLGISIASTVPINRPTIPIPLLHQEGVAVMLGNDSLTDNWTPFGSGDLLEKAGRLAERFRLTDERSLGVALGFVTEGRITLDETGNRLWPLVGDEASLMAVEATCSAEAVARRAKRKVVLFQGNRVAGDW from the coding sequence GTGAAATCTTCTCCTTATTGGATCGTCAACGCTCGATTGGAAATCGGGTATGAGTGGGAAGAAGGCGTGATCAGTGGAACGCGGACAGAGCTGTGCGATTTGCTCATTGAACATGGAAAAATCACACGCATTGTCCCTTCCAGTGAAATTTTGGAGGATGGGCTGCCTAAAAAGGACGCGAAGGGCTTACTGATTTTGCCGTCTATGGCGGAGAAGCACATTCATCTGGAAAAAACGTATTACGGCGGCCCATGGAAGGCAACAACTCCCGTAAAAAACTTGTTCGAACGCCACGCTGAGGACAGAGAGCTGTTGCCGATGTATCTCAAGCAGGCACAGACAGGAGCAGAAAATATACTCTCGCTGCTGGTGGAAACAGGCGTTACGCATGTAAGAACGCATTGTCATGTGGACCCACAGGTTGGGCTAGGGTTTTTGGAAGGAATGAAGAGTGCGTTTGAGACGTATGCAGACCGCGTCTCCCACGAAATCGTTGCTTTCCCGCATTACGGCATGCTGCGGACACAAGCACGCGACATGGTACGTGAGGCACTGCGTCAAGGCGCCACTCATGTAGGCGGCGTCGATCCGGGTGGAGTAGATGGCGACATCGAGCGTTCCCTGCAAACGATGCTAGAGCTGGCTGTAGAAGCGGATGCCGACATTGACATGCATTTGCATGATCCAGGGCATCTCGGAGTGTTTACGATGAAGCGTCTTGCTGCTCTGACGGAAGAGGCAGGCTGGCAGGGACGTGTCACGATTAGTCACGCGATGGGATTGGGCGATGTTTCGCAGGAAGAAGCCAGAGAGATGGCGCAACGCCTCGCCTCGCTTGGCATCTCCATCGCCTCGACCGTTCCGATCAATCGCCCGACCATTCCGATTCCGTTGCTGCATCAAGAAGGCGTAGCCGTCATGCTCGGCAACGATAGCCTGACAGACAACTGGACCCCCTTTGGCAGTGGAGACCTGTTGGAAAAAGCAGGACGATTGGCTGAACGCTTCCGCTTGACGGATGAAAGATCGTTAGGCGTAGCACTTGGCTTTGTGACAGAGGGGCGGATCACTCTCGATGAAACCGGGAATCGCCTGTGGCCATTGGTTGGCGATGAGGCGAGCCTGATGGCGGTCGAAGCGACATGTTCAGCAGAAGCAGTTGCGAGACGTGCGAAGCGCAAGGTCGTTCTTTTCCAAGGCAACCGGGTCGCGGGTGACTGGTAG
- a CDS encoding ABC transporter ATP-binding protein has protein sequence MMTTQANPTKKPLLEVKNLKQHFPIKGGLLGRTVNHVKAVDDISFTIHEGETLSIVGESGCGKSTTGRAILRLDEPTSGTVLFEGQDLLAMSKKQMRDMRKHLQVIFQDPFASLNPRQSVSAILGEALAIQNIVPAHQRRERIIELLGYVGLRPDQIDRFPHEFSGGQRQRIGIARALAMQPKLIICDEAVSALDVSIQAQVLNLLKSLQKQFKLTYLFISHDLGVVRHISDRVMVMYLGKVVEIADKKSLFDNPQHPYTQALLSAIPVPDINKKQERIILRGDVPSPINPPQGCRFHTRCPYAIDRCKTEVPGLTSLHDTHQVACHLAQV, from the coding sequence ATGATGACGACACAAGCGAATCCAACGAAAAAACCACTGCTGGAAGTAAAAAATCTCAAGCAGCACTTCCCGATCAAAGGCGGCTTATTGGGTCGTACCGTCAACCATGTAAAAGCCGTGGATGACATCAGCTTCACGATCCATGAAGGAGAAACACTGAGTATTGTAGGCGAATCCGGTTGTGGAAAATCCACTACCGGTCGTGCCATCCTCCGTCTGGACGAACCGACAAGCGGAACGGTACTATTCGAGGGACAGGATCTGCTGGCGATGTCCAAGAAGCAAATGCGCGACATGCGCAAGCATTTGCAGGTCATTTTCCAGGACCCGTTTGCTTCGCTCAACCCGCGCCAATCTGTATCCGCTATTCTCGGGGAAGCGTTGGCGATCCAAAATATCGTACCAGCGCATCAACGCCGCGAGCGCATTATCGAGCTGCTCGGCTATGTAGGCTTGCGTCCGGATCAAATTGACCGTTTCCCGCATGAGTTCAGTGGTGGTCAACGTCAACGGATCGGGATTGCCCGTGCCCTCGCGATGCAGCCGAAGCTGATCATTTGTGACGAAGCCGTATCGGCACTCGACGTATCCATTCAGGCTCAAGTGCTGAATCTCCTGAAATCGTTGCAGAAGCAATTCAAGCTGACCTATTTGTTCATCTCCCATGACCTCGGCGTCGTTCGTCACATCTCGGATCGCGTCATGGTGATGTACCTCGGTAAAGTGGTAGAGATCGCGGATAAAAAGTCGCTGTTCGACAACCCGCAGCATCCTTACACACAGGCTCTCTTGTCTGCGATCCCGGTGCCGGACATCAATAAAAAGCAGGAACGAATCATTCTGCGCGGAGATGTACCTTCTCCTATCAATCCTCCGCAGGGCTGCCGCTTCCATACGCGTTGTCCGTATGCAATTGATCGCTGCAAAACAGAAGTACCTGGACTCACGAGCCTGCACGATACGCACCAAGTAGCCTGCCACCTTGCCCAAGTCTAA
- a CDS encoding amidohydrolase family protein, protein MSTAYWITNVRLESGYRKENDKVVATDTEVAHLLIEDGRIAQIVSGAAPQTELPTKDASGLLALPSFRDMHIHIDKTYYGGPWKAVTPVKSILGRLEEESQLMPKLLPTAQERAEKMLELLLSAGSTHIRSHCNIDPYIGLKNLEATMAALETFSGRLQCEVVAFPQQGLLRSNQVENIRQALKMGATYVGGVDPATVDQNIEKSLATIFELAVEANAPIDVHLHDPDHLGVFTFKRLAKMTEEAGWQGRVTISHANSLADISLEEAGEVAEMLAGLGISITSTVPVNRGTIPIPLLHEKGVSVSLGDDSITDHWSPFGQGDSLEKAGRLAERFRMQDERSLSQALGFITGGKTPLDKEGNRLWPNVGDEADIVFVHASSAAEAVARRAKRQAVMFRGNVVSGTL, encoded by the coding sequence ATGTCTACAGCCTATTGGATTACCAACGTCCGCTTGGAGAGCGGATACCGCAAAGAAAATGACAAGGTGGTTGCTACAGATACTGAAGTGGCGCATCTATTAATCGAAGACGGACGAATTGCACAGATCGTGAGTGGAGCAGCTCCACAAACCGAGCTGCCAACGAAGGATGCCAGCGGTCTATTGGCACTGCCGTCATTCAGGGATATGCACATCCACATCGATAAAACGTACTATGGTGGCCCTTGGAAAGCCGTGACGCCAGTAAAAAGCATCCTGGGTCGACTGGAAGAAGAGAGCCAGCTCATGCCGAAGCTGTTGCCAACAGCACAAGAGCGGGCAGAAAAAATGCTGGAATTGCTGCTGTCCGCAGGCTCCACCCATATTCGCTCCCATTGTAATATCGATCCGTATATCGGACTCAAAAACCTGGAAGCGACCATGGCAGCACTGGAGACATTTAGCGGCAGATTGCAGTGCGAGGTCGTGGCCTTCCCGCAGCAAGGTCTTTTGCGAAGCAACCAAGTGGAAAACATCCGCCAAGCCTTGAAGATGGGCGCGACCTACGTTGGTGGTGTGGACCCGGCGACAGTGGATCAAAACATCGAGAAATCGCTCGCTACCATTTTTGAGCTGGCAGTCGAAGCGAATGCACCTATCGACGTTCACTTGCATGATCCAGATCATCTCGGGGTGTTTACATTCAAACGTCTCGCTAAAATGACCGAAGAAGCAGGGTGGCAAGGTCGCGTTACCATCAGCCATGCCAACTCCCTTGCTGACATCAGCCTGGAAGAAGCAGGGGAAGTAGCAGAAATGCTAGCTGGTTTGGGCATTTCGATCACTTCCACTGTACCAGTGAACAGAGGAACAATTCCAATTCCATTGCTGCATGAGAAAGGCGTGTCGGTGTCTCTCGGAGACGATAGTATTACCGATCACTGGTCGCCATTTGGTCAAGGAGACAGCTTGGAAAAAGCAGGCCGCTTGGCAGAGCGCTTCCGCATGCAGGACGAGCGTTCCCTGTCCCAAGCACTAGGCTTCATAACAGGTGGGAAGACGCCGTTGGATAAAGAGGGCAACCGCCTGTGGCCGAATGTTGGCGACGAAGCGGATATTGTATTCGTTCATGCATCCTCGGCAGCAGAAGCAGTTGCACGCCGTGCGAAGCGCCAAGCAGTCATGTTCCGAGGGAATGTCGTTTCTGGGACTTTGTAA
- the nikB gene encoding nickel ABC transporter permease — MFVYITRRLLQMIPVLLGVVLVVFLIMQMVPGDPAVLLAGEGASAETIAKMRTQLGLDQPIMVQYAQYVVNVFQGDLGTSLRSNLPVWDEIMARLPATIELAVASIFVTVVLGMIAGIISATKQYSAADITIMVIALLGVSLPSFWLGLSLIYTFSVKLQLFPVAGWGTWKHMVLPAITLGTAGAAIVARMTRSSMLDVVRQDYIRTAKAKGLRETVIIYKHALKNALIPIITVVGLQFGFLLGGTVLVESVFAINGLGRLIVDAIRMRDLPVVQGGVLIASIIFVFVNLLVDVLYRYFNKRIDLN; from the coding sequence ATGTTTGTTTACATTACTCGTCGCCTGCTGCAAATGATTCCCGTCCTGCTCGGTGTCGTTCTGGTCGTCTTTTTGATCATGCAAATGGTTCCTGGCGACCCGGCAGTATTGCTTGCTGGTGAAGGCGCTTCTGCAGAAACGATTGCGAAAATGCGTACACAGCTCGGCTTGGATCAGCCGATTATGGTTCAATACGCGCAATATGTCGTCAACGTGTTCCAAGGCGATCTTGGGACATCACTTCGCTCCAACCTCCCCGTGTGGGATGAGATCATGGCACGCTTGCCTGCTACCATCGAGCTCGCTGTTGCCAGTATTTTTGTAACGGTTGTCCTCGGAATGATCGCAGGGATCATCTCTGCTACCAAGCAATACTCTGCTGCTGATATTACGATCATGGTTATTGCCTTGCTCGGTGTATCCTTGCCAAGCTTTTGGCTCGGTTTGAGCTTGATCTACACGTTCTCCGTCAAGCTGCAACTCTTCCCGGTCGCAGGCTGGGGCACCTGGAAGCACATGGTTTTGCCAGCGATCACACTCGGTACTGCCGGAGCCGCCATCGTTGCTCGTATGACTCGCTCCAGTATGCTCGACGTCGTACGTCAAGACTACATCCGCACAGCAAAAGCAAAAGGCTTGCGTGAAACAGTCATCATTTACAAGCATGCTTTGAAAAACGCCTTGATCCCGATTATTACCGTCGTTGGCTTGCAGTTCGGTTTCCTTTTGGGCGGTACGGTTCTCGTAGAATCTGTCTTTGCCATCAACGGCTTGGGTCGTCTGATCGTCGATGCGATCCGCATGCGTGATTTGCCTGTCGTACAAGGCGGCGTACTGATCGCTTCCATTATCTTCGTGTTCGTGAACCTGCTCGTCGATGTATTGTATCGCTACTTCAATAAACGAATTGATCTGAACTAA